From Catharus ustulatus isolate bCatUst1 chromosome 17, bCatUst1.pri.v2, whole genome shotgun sequence, the proteins below share one genomic window:
- the CSTF1 gene encoding cleavage stimulation factor subunit 1 isoform X2 translates to MSGRRVAAACDRRQLPRGMGSMAAPLLDPRPLRLPFLEADAPPRQSLLTMYRTKVSLKDRQQLYKLIISQLLYDGYINIANGLINEIKPQSVCAPSEQLLHLIKLGMENDDSAVQYAIGRSDTVAPGTGIDLEFDADVQTMSPEASEYETCYVTSHKGPCRVATYSRDGQLIATGSADASIKILDTERMLAKSAMPIEVMMNETAQQNMENHPVIRTLYDHVDEVTCLAFHPTEQILASGSRDYTLKLFDYSKPSAKRAFKYIQEAEMLRSISFHPSGDFILVGTQHPTLRLYDINTFQCFVSCNPQDQHTDAICSVNYNASANMYVTGSKDGCIKLWDGVSNRCITTFEKAHDGAEVCSAIFSKNSKYILSSGKDSVAKLWEISTGRTLVKYTGAGLSGRQVHRTQAVFNHTEDYVLLPDERTISLCCWDSRTAERRNLLSLGHNSIVRCIVHSPTNPGFMTCSDDYRARFWYRRSTTD, encoded by the exons GCCCCCCCAAGGCAGTCCCTGCTCACAATGTATAGAACAAAAGTCAGTTTGAAAGACCGTCAGCAACTTTACAAACTGATAATTAGTCAGCTGCTCTATGATGGATACATCAACATTGCCAATGGCTTGATAAATGAGATCAAACCACAGTCTGTCTGTGCACCCTCTGAACAACTGCTGCACCTAATTAAGTTAG gcatGGAGAACGATGACAGTGCAGTGCAGTACGCCATCGGCCGCTCCGACACCGTGGCCCCGGGCACCGGCATCGACCTGGAGTTCGACGCCGACGTGCAGACCATGTCCCCCGAGGCATCCGAGTACGAGACCTGCTATGTCACCTCCCACAAGGGGCCCTGCCGTGTGGCCACCtacagcagggatgggcagctcATAGCCACGGGCTCGGCCGATGCCTCCATCAAAATCCTGGACACCGAGAGGATGCTGGCCAAGAGTGCCATGCCCATCGAG GTCATGATGAATGAGACAGCACAGCAGAACATGGAGAACCACCCTGTGATCCGGACTCTGTATGATCACGTGGATGAAGTGACATGTTTGGCTTTCCACCCAACAGAGCAGATCCTGGCATCTGGCTCAAGGGACTACACACTTAAATTGTTTGATTATTCAAAACCTTCTGCCAAAAGAGCCTTCAAATACATCCAG GAAGCAGAGATGTTACGCTCCATTTCCTTCCACCCTTCTGGAGATTTCATCCTGGTGGGGACCCAGCACCCAACCCTTCGTCTGTATGACATCAACACCTTCCAGTGCTTCGTGTCCTGCAACCCCCAGGACCAGCACACCGATGCCATCTGCTCCGTCAACTACAACGCCAGCGCCAACATGTACGTGACAGGCAGCAAGGATGGCTGCATCAAACTCTGGGATGGGGTCTCCAACCGCTGCATCACCACCTTTGAGAAGGCACACGATGGAGCTGAAGTCTGCTCTgctattttttccaaaaattccaaGTATATTTTGTCCAGTGGGAAAGACTCTGTGGCTAAGCTCTGGGAGATATCCACTGGTCGGACGCTGGTGAAGTACACAG GTGCTGGTTTGAGCGGCCGCCAGGTGCACAGGACTCAGGCTGTGTTCAACCACACAGAGGATTATGTGCTGCTGCCTGATGAAAGGACCATtagcctgtgctgctgggactcCAGGACTGCCGAGCGCAGGaacctgctgtccctgggccaCAACAGCATCGTGCGCTGCATCGTGCACTCCCCCACCAACCCCGGCTTCATGACCTGCAGCGACGACTACAGGGCCAGGTTCTGGTACAGGAGATCCACCACAGACTga